A single genomic interval of Zobellia nedashkovskayae harbors:
- a CDS encoding TetR/AcrR family transcriptional regulator — MDKDKFLEFALSKFIRFGSKRFTLDDLAHEMSISKKTIYENFNSKEEVVQESLIAFLNKLRSEIHESVEKQKSNPILAVIDVYRIGLDSIKSFSPSFFFGLKKYYPSAYASISEFRTKDLNTLVKSLLQSAKEEGQVRNDVNIELVCELYLNRLELILFSTKNLFEKYSVQELVEHIIINNLRGIATPDYLEKSNYILVIN; from the coding sequence ATGGATAAAGACAAGTTTTTAGAATTTGCACTTTCTAAATTTATAAGATTCGGAAGCAAGCGGTTTACGTTGGACGACCTCGCACATGAGATGAGTATTTCGAAAAAAACGATTTACGAAAATTTCAACAGTAAAGAAGAGGTTGTGCAGGAGAGCCTAATTGCATTTTTGAACAAGCTTCGCTCTGAAATTCATGAAAGTGTTGAGAAACAAAAATCCAATCCTATTCTAGCTGTCATTGACGTGTATAGAATAGGATTGGATTCTATTAAATCTTTTAGTCCCTCGTTTTTTTTCGGCTTAAAAAAATATTATCCTAGTGCATATGCTTCTATAAGCGAATTCCGAACCAAAGATTTAAATACTTTGGTAAAAAGTCTTCTGCAAAGTGCCAAAGAGGAGGGTCAGGTAAGAAACGATGTGAATATAGAACTTGTCTGTGAGCTATACCTCAACCGACTTGAACTCATCCTCTTCTCCACAAAAAATCTTTTTGAGAAATATTCCGTGCAAGAACTTGTAGAGCATATTATCATTAATAATCTTCGTGGTATAGCCACCCCAGATTATTTAGAAAAAAGCAATTACATACTAGTAATTAACTAG
- a CDS encoding TolC family protein yields the protein MKKLTINKFLLVAALPLLLQSCFVAKNYDRPEVQTDSLYRTDNLPQDSVSFASVSYKDVFTDSHLKTYIQRGLDNNLDIRIALQSIAAAQAYVKQGKAGYLPTLNGAASATRTARTSENGQFGSFFTQPFNQYEASGTVSWEADIWGKIRSSKRASDASYLQTVAAHQAVKTDLVAQIATTYYQLLALDKQISVTEQTIANRQKSLETIEALKDAGQANLVGVDQTAAQLYSAQSQLLDLKNSLYQTENTMSILLGEKPQSYVRSSLDEQSLVNEMTLGVPALLLRNRPDIMQAEYNLVNNFELANVAKSNFYPSITLSAQGGFQSLELDNWIDSSSIFANLVGGLTQPIFNGRKIRTAYEVAKTQQEQALLMFKKALLNAGQEVSNALYDYNISVEKEGYVSKQVVALKRAETNSEELLNSGYLTYLDLLTARENALNAELSLVDNKFSQLSATVELYRSLGGGWH from the coding sequence ATGAAGAAATTAACAATAAATAAATTCTTATTGGTAGCTGCATTGCCGCTCTTGTTACAATCATGTTTTGTAGCAAAGAATTATGATCGGCCTGAAGTGCAGACGGATAGTCTGTACAGAACAGATAACCTACCGCAAGACAGTGTGTCGTTCGCATCGGTCTCTTACAAGGATGTTTTTACGGATTCACATTTAAAAACGTATATCCAAAGAGGGCTGGACAACAACCTAGATATCCGCATCGCGTTGCAAAGTATTGCAGCTGCACAGGCTTATGTTAAGCAGGGAAAAGCAGGTTATTTACCTACTTTAAATGGTGCTGCTAGTGCAACTAGAACAGCAAGGACCAGTGAAAACGGACAATTCGGAAGTTTTTTTACGCAACCTTTTAATCAATATGAAGCTTCAGGAACAGTATCGTGGGAAGCTGATATTTGGGGAAAAATAAGAAGTAGTAAGCGCGCAAGCGATGCAAGTTACTTGCAGACTGTGGCAGCACACCAAGCCGTGAAAACGGATTTGGTAGCTCAAATTGCTACAACCTACTACCAATTATTGGCTTTAGACAAGCAGATTTCGGTTACCGAACAAACTATTGCAAACCGTCAAAAAAGTTTAGAGACTATTGAGGCTTTAAAAGATGCGGGACAAGCAAACCTAGTAGGTGTTGATCAGACTGCAGCACAATTATATAGTGCACAGAGTCAATTGTTAGATCTTAAAAATTCGCTTTATCAAACAGAAAATACGATGAGTATTCTTTTGGGCGAAAAGCCACAATCCTATGTACGAAGTTCTTTAGATGAGCAATCTTTGGTTAATGAAATGACACTTGGTGTACCTGCCTTATTATTACGTAATAGACCTGATATCATGCAAGCGGAATATAACTTAGTGAACAATTTTGAGCTTGCTAATGTAGCGAAGAGTAACTTCTATCCTTCTATAACATTATCTGCACAAGGTGGTTTTCAAAGTTTGGAATTGGATAATTGGATAGATAGTAGTTCTATTTTTGCTAACCTTGTAGGTGGTCTTACTCAACCTATCTTCAACGGTAGAAAAATAAGAACTGCTTATGAAGTTGCTAAAACACAGCAAGAACAGGCATTGTTGATGTTTAAAAAAGCGCTTTTAAACGCTGGTCAAGAAGTATCAAACGCTTTATATGACTATAATATTTCTGTTGAAAAAGAAGGTTATGTTAGTAAACAAGTGGTAGCCTTGAAAAGAGCGGAAACCAATTCAGAAGAATTATTAAACAGTGGATACTTAACCTATTTGGACTTGTTAACCGCAAGGGAAAATGCTTTGAACGCTGAGCTTAGCTTAGTAGACAATAAGTTTTCACAACTATCTGCAACAGTAGAATTGTACCGTTCCCTTGGTGGTGGATGGCATTAA
- a CDS encoding efflux RND transporter permease subunit, producing MFQKFIDRPVLSTVISIIIVILGVLGLTTLPIEQYPEIAPPTVQVTATYTGANAETVLNSVVTPLEEQINGVEGMLYMTSNASNDGAATINVFFELGTDPDIAAVNVQNRVARANSVLPQAVVQTGVITQKSQTSALMFFSLFSDNENYDATFVENYARINLVPKLQRIKGVGNVTVFGAKDYSMRIWLNPEKMAAYNLMPSDIQSALNEQNLEAATGKIGENADGVYEYVLKYKGRLSEEAQYEDIIIRAQENGQFLRLKDVAEVELGAFNYGTKNEGMGKPGTAVGIFQTSGSNANDIINSIQTILKESKQDFPKGLDYVIPYNTKDFLDASIDHVVMTLIEAFILVFIVVFLFLQDFRSTLIPAIAVPVAIVGTFFFLSLFGYSINMLTLFAMILAIGIVVDDAIVVVEAVHAKMEEGAKDAKVATKSAMSEISGAIISITLVMSAVFIPVSFISGSSGVFYQQFGITLAIAILISAVNALTLSPALAALFLKPHNPSEEHKKGITKRFFGAFNTGFDAITNKYVGSVKFIAKRKWITIIALVLFTAATVVLFKTTPAGFIPNEDRGLVFADISLPPGTTLEQTQKTVKKLDSIYASMDIIEARMNITGFSLLNRVNGGSYAFSVLRLKNWSERTDPSQSVDAVVGSLFGKTAGLKDAKAFFFTPPSVQGFGNSTGFEMNLQSKDADDWQTVGKTTNEFLAALNARPEVKYAITQFNPNFPQYELKVDVEKTKTAGLAVTDVFNAMQGYYGGLYTTDFNKFGKQYRVMIQAKPEDRADEQSLNHIFVTNSNGESVAVSQFVSLEKIYGPEIVSRFNLLSSVKINGAMNPGYSTGDAIKAIEEVSAQVLPSNYTYEYSGLTKEENSAGSQTIIIFILSLVFVYFLLSAQYESYILPFAILLSLPVGIAGAIGFINLAGLENNIYFQIALIMLIGLLSKNAILIVEFALQRRKHGMSIVESALDGAKARLRPILMTSFAFIFGLMPLALSTGIGAVGNRSIGMSAVGGMLIGTIFGVFVIPALYVIFQTMQERITGAPQETIEESKN from the coding sequence ATGTTTCAAAAATTTATAGATCGTCCCGTACTATCTACGGTTATATCGATCATTATAGTTATTCTAGGTGTTTTGGGTTTAACAACCCTGCCTATAGAACAATATCCTGAAATAGCACCGCCAACCGTACAAGTTACAGCTACCTATACGGGAGCAAACGCAGAAACAGTACTTAATAGTGTTGTCACTCCTTTGGAAGAGCAAATTAATGGTGTGGAAGGCATGTTATACATGACCTCTAACGCTAGTAATGATGGTGCCGCTACCATAAATGTATTCTTTGAACTTGGTACAGACCCAGATATTGCTGCGGTAAACGTACAAAACAGGGTGGCTCGCGCCAACAGTGTTCTTCCGCAAGCTGTAGTACAGACCGGTGTAATCACGCAAAAATCTCAGACTAGTGCGCTTATGTTCTTTTCATTGTTTTCAGACAATGAAAATTACGATGCCACTTTTGTTGAAAACTACGCTAGAATCAACTTGGTACCTAAATTACAACGTATAAAAGGGGTTGGTAACGTAACTGTTTTTGGTGCCAAAGATTATTCCATGAGAATATGGTTGAATCCAGAAAAGATGGCTGCTTACAACCTTATGCCATCGGATATTCAAAGTGCACTTAATGAGCAAAACCTTGAAGCAGCTACCGGTAAAATAGGTGAAAATGCTGATGGTGTTTATGAATATGTATTAAAATACAAAGGACGTCTTTCAGAAGAAGCCCAGTATGAGGACATAATTATTAGAGCTCAGGAAAACGGACAGTTTTTACGTCTTAAAGATGTTGCTGAAGTTGAATTAGGTGCCTTTAACTATGGTACCAAAAACGAAGGTATGGGTAAACCCGGTACTGCCGTTGGTATATTTCAAACATCTGGCTCCAATGCAAATGATATCATTAATTCCATTCAAACGATTTTAAAAGAAAGTAAGCAAGATTTTCCAAAAGGACTTGATTATGTAATACCGTACAATACTAAAGATTTCTTGGATGCATCTATAGACCATGTTGTCATGACTCTTATTGAAGCATTTATATTAGTATTTATTGTGGTATTTCTGTTTCTTCAAGATTTCAGGTCTACTTTAATACCCGCTATTGCAGTACCAGTAGCAATTGTAGGTACGTTCTTCTTTCTCTCTTTATTTGGATATTCTATAAACATGTTAACGCTTTTTGCGATGATCCTTGCAATTGGTATTGTGGTGGATGATGCCATTGTAGTGGTTGAGGCCGTTCATGCCAAGATGGAAGAAGGGGCCAAGGATGCAAAGGTCGCTACCAAGTCTGCCATGTCAGAGATTTCTGGAGCTATTATATCAATAACCTTGGTAATGTCGGCCGTATTTATTCCGGTTTCCTTCATTTCTGGTTCTTCGGGAGTTTTCTATCAGCAATTTGGTATTACACTGGCTATCGCTATTCTTATTTCTGCAGTGAATGCGCTTACGTTAAGCCCTGCACTTGCAGCACTTTTCTTAAAGCCGCACAACCCATCAGAAGAACATAAAAAAGGGATAACCAAGCGTTTCTTTGGTGCTTTCAACACTGGTTTTGATGCCATTACCAACAAATATGTAGGATCTGTTAAATTCATTGCCAAAAGAAAGTGGATTACCATAATAGCATTGGTATTGTTTACCGCTGCAACTGTTGTATTATTTAAAACAACTCCTGCAGGGTTTATACCAAATGAAGATAGAGGTCTTGTTTTTGCTGATATTAGTTTACCTCCGGGAACAACTTTAGAGCAAACTCAAAAAACCGTGAAGAAATTAGATTCTATTTATGCTTCAATGGATATTATAGAGGCTAGAATGAATATTACTGGTTTTAGTTTATTGAACAGAGTAAATGGTGGTTCTTATGCCTTCTCTGTACTTCGTCTTAAAAACTGGAGCGAGAGAACAGATCCATCACAATCTGTGGATGCCGTAGTTGGTAGTCTTTTCGGAAAAACTGCCGGCCTAAAAGATGCTAAGGCATTCTTCTTTACACCTCCAAGTGTACAAGGTTTTGGTAACTCTACAGGTTTTGAAATGAACCTACAAAGTAAAGATGCAGATGACTGGCAAACTGTAGGCAAAACCACAAATGAGTTTTTAGCTGCATTGAATGCTAGGCCTGAAGTTAAATATGCCATTACACAGTTTAATCCTAATTTCCCTCAATATGAGTTGAAGGTAGATGTTGAAAAAACCAAAACAGCAGGTTTAGCGGTTACGGATGTTTTCAATGCTATGCAAGGTTACTATGGAGGTCTGTATACCACCGACTTTAATAAGTTTGGTAAGCAGTACCGTGTAATGATTCAAGCAAAACCAGAAGACAGAGCAGATGAACAATCGCTTAATCACATTTTCGTTACCAATTCAAATGGAGAATCGGTTGCTGTATCTCAATTCGTTTCTTTGGAGAAAATTTACGGTCCTGAAATCGTAAGTAGGTTTAACCTATTGAGTTCCGTTAAAATTAACGGCGCCATGAATCCTGGTTATTCCACAGGTGATGCCATTAAGGCTATTGAAGAGGTTTCCGCTCAGGTATTGCCTTCTAATTATACTTATGAGTATTCAGGTCTTACAAAAGAAGAGAACAGTGCAGGTAGCCAAACGATTATCATATTTATATTGAGTTTGGTATTTGTTTACTTCTTATTGAGTGCGCAGTACGAATCTTATATATTGCCGTTTGCCATATTACTTTCATTACCCGTGGGTATTGCAGGTGCTATTGGATTTATAAACTTGGCAGGACTCGAAAACAACATCTACTTTCAGATTGCATTAATTATGTTAATCGGTCTACTTTCTAAGAATGCTATTCTTATTGTAGAGTTTGCGCTTCAGCGTAGAAAGCACGGCATGTCTATAGTAGAATCGGCATTAGATGGTGCTAAGGCACGACTAAGACCTATTTTGATGACTTCTTTCGCCTTTATTTTCGGTTTGATGCCACTTGCCTTATCAACTGGTATTGGAGCTGTAGGTAACAGATCTATTGGAATGAGCGCTGTAGGCGGTATGTTAATAGGTACCATATTTGGTGTGTTTGTGATACCCGCGTTGTACGTTATTTTCCAAACCATGCAAGAGCGTATAACCGGTGCGCCACAAGAAACTATTGAAGAATCAAAGAACTAG
- a CDS encoding efflux RND transporter periplasmic adaptor subunit — MKKLSIIGLLSAGLLLSSCFGTTPTAPAAGATPPPPSLKVGELKKQDLTVYNEFATTLEGKQNVEIWPKVAGFVQKVYVEEGQKIKKGQPLFKLETQTLNQDANAAKASVNVAQVEVDKLKPLVEKGIISEVQLETAKAQLVQAQANYQSVASNIGYSRITSPVDGYIGEIPFKIGALVSSAMSQPLTTVSDVSEVRAYFSLNERELLKLKESMPKNEKNLVDLEKAPKVTLVMINGEEYPETGKIAMINTIINSTTGSVTARADFDNKNNLLSSGSTGKIKIPTIYKEAYEIPQVATIDLQGKKLIYIVKDDNTVTTMPIDIIANTQKGFIVENGIEEGTTIVLEGVTKIKDGMAISPAK; from the coding sequence ATGAAAAAGTTATCAATCATAGGATTATTAAGCGCAGGACTTCTTTTAAGCTCCTGTTTTGGAACAACGCCAACGGCCCCTGCGGCTGGCGCAACGCCTCCTCCTCCAAGCTTGAAGGTTGGTGAATTAAAAAAACAAGACCTTACGGTATATAATGAATTTGCTACTACCTTAGAAGGTAAGCAGAATGTTGAAATATGGCCTAAAGTTGCTGGTTTTGTGCAAAAGGTATATGTAGAGGAAGGTCAGAAAATTAAAAAAGGACAACCTCTTTTTAAATTAGAAACCCAAACTTTGAACCAAGATGCCAATGCTGCTAAAGCTTCTGTGAACGTGGCACAGGTAGAAGTAGATAAACTTAAACCGTTAGTAGAAAAAGGCATCATTAGCGAGGTTCAGCTAGAGACTGCCAAAGCGCAGCTTGTTCAGGCCCAAGCCAATTACCAAAGTGTTGCTTCAAACATTGGTTACTCTCGTATTACAAGTCCCGTTGACGGTTATATTGGTGAAATTCCTTTTAAAATAGGTGCCTTGGTAAGTTCTGCCATGAGTCAACCATTAACTACTGTATCTGACGTTAGTGAAGTTCGTGCTTATTTTTCTTTAAACGAAAGAGAGCTTTTAAAGTTAAAAGAGTCCATGCCTAAAAATGAAAAAAACTTAGTGGATCTTGAAAAAGCACCAAAAGTAACACTTGTTATGATTAATGGCGAAGAATATCCAGAAACAGGTAAGATTGCTATGATCAATACCATCATTAACAGTACCACAGGAAGTGTAACCGCCAGAGCTGATTTTGACAACAAAAATAACCTGTTAAGCAGTGGTAGCACCGGGAAAATTAAAATACCCACAATTTATAAGGAAGCATATGAAATTCCACAAGTAGCTACAATAGACCTTCAAGGTAAGAAACTTATCTATATAGTAAAAGATGACAATACGGTTACAACTATGCCAATAGATATCATTGCAAACACCCAAAAAGGTTTTATTGTTGAAAATGGAATTGAAGAGGGAACTACCATTGTTCTTGAAGGTGTAACTAAAATTAAAGACGGAATGGCCATAAGCCCGGCCAAGTAA
- a CDS encoding GbsR/MarR family transcriptional regulator, translated as MKIEEIKNKLIEELGVHFESEYDLPPLAARIFANLVITEEDGLTFEDCLNKRGASKSSISTSLNLLLQMDFVNYFTKSGDRKRYFKVAEKNTFFIKKLNRSLNQLEREKEMILKITAYNKQYRPEKHEENKNKITVYGKCISDMTTSLKTTIEELKKQQK; from the coding sequence ATGAAAATAGAAGAAATAAAGAATAAGTTAATCGAGGAGCTTGGGGTTCATTTTGAATCTGAGTATGATCTACCACCATTGGCTGCTAGAATCTTTGCGAACCTAGTTATTACAGAGGAAGACGGTCTTACTTTTGAAGATTGCCTTAACAAAAGAGGCGCTAGCAAAAGCTCAATATCAACGTCGTTAAACCTTTTGTTGCAAATGGATTTTGTAAACTATTTCACAAAATCAGGAGATAGAAAAAGGTATTTTAAAGTTGCTGAAAAAAATACGTTCTTCATCAAGAAGCTAAATCGCTCATTAAATCAGCTGGAAAGGGAAAAAGAAATGATTCTTAAAATAACCGCGTATAATAAGCAGTACCGTCCAGAGAAGCATGAAGAGAACAAAAACAAAATAACAGTTTATGGTAAGTGTATTTCAGACATGACCACAAGTCTAAAAACAACTATCGAAGAATTAAAAAAGCAACAAAAATAA
- the pheS gene encoding phenylalanine--tRNA ligase subunit alpha produces MIDTIKKHITEVEKFTATTKEELESFRIKYLGKKGLLTDFFAEFKNVPNEQKKEFGQTINQLKQAANDKLNTLRDSLESKTEEKGIYGDLTRPGEPLELGARHPISIVKNQIIEIFSRIGFNVSEGPEIEDDWHNFTALNLPEYHPARDMQDTFFVQTDPDILLRTHTSSVQVRYMENNKPPIRTISPGRVYRNEAISARSHCFFHQVEGLYIDKDVSFADLKQTLQFFTTELFGKSKIRLRPSYFPFTEPSAEVDVYWGLETETDYKMTKGTGWLEIMGCGMVDPNVLDNCGIDSKEYSGFAFGMGIDRIALLLHQISDIRLLSENDVRFLEQFKSAL; encoded by the coding sequence ATGATCGATACTATTAAAAAGCATATTACTGAGGTAGAAAAGTTTACTGCTACCACCAAAGAGGAGCTAGAAAGCTTCCGTATTAAATACTTAGGCAAAAAGGGACTTTTGACCGATTTCTTTGCGGAGTTCAAAAATGTACCTAACGAGCAGAAAAAGGAATTCGGCCAAACAATAAATCAATTAAAGCAAGCCGCAAACGATAAACTGAATACCTTAAGGGATTCGCTTGAAAGCAAAACCGAGGAAAAAGGTATTTATGGCGATTTGACACGGCCAGGTGAACCTTTAGAGCTTGGGGCAAGACACCCTATTTCTATTGTAAAGAACCAAATTATAGAAATTTTCTCCAGAATAGGTTTCAATGTATCGGAAGGTCCGGAAATTGAAGATGATTGGCACAACTTTACTGCCTTGAACCTACCTGAATATCACCCTGCCAGAGACATGCAGGATACATTTTTCGTTCAAACCGATCCAGATATTCTATTACGAACCCATACCTCCTCGGTACAGGTTCGTTACATGGAAAATAATAAGCCGCCTATACGTACCATCTCTCCAGGAAGAGTATATCGTAATGAGGCTATTTCGGCACGTTCACATTGTTTCTTTCACCAAGTTGAAGGCTTATATATTGATAAAGATGTTTCCTTTGCAGATTTAAAGCAAACGCTTCAATTCTTTACCACGGAACTTTTTGGTAAATCCAAGATTCGTTTACGTCCATCATACTTTCCATTTACGGAGCCTAGTGCAGAAGTAGATGTATATTGGGGACTTGAAACTGAAACCGATTACAAGATGACAAAAGGTACCGGTTGGTTAGAAATCATGGGCTGTGGTATGGTTGACCCCAACGTACTTGACAATTGTGGTATTGATTCCAAAGAATACTCCGGTTTCGCTTTCGGAATGGGTATTGACAGGATTGCCTTATTACTTCACCAGATATCTGATATTCGCTTGTTAAGCGAAAACGACGTGCGATTCTTAGAGCAATTTAAAAGTGCCTTATAA